In the Rhizobium sp. SSA_523 genome, CCAGCCAATGGAAGTCGGTAAGCTCGGTGCTGGACTGGAGATTGCCGAGATCCACCTGCGCCTCATCGACAAAGGTCGCAAAGAAGCGGTTGTCGAAGCGACGCACGGCGCCGGGTGGCGTAACCGCCCGTCCGATGAGACGCAGGGAGGAGAGATCCGGGCGATAGGGCGCCTCGGACCCAGCCTGCGGGCCGAGGCTCAGACCCGTCTCCTCGCGCAATTCGCGAAGCGCAGCCAAAGCCAGGGCGCGGGCGCCGGCCGGCGTCAGGCGCGGCGAACAGCGCCGCAGGAGGATGTCCAGGACGGCGGGATGAAGGTCTTTTGCGAAGGGCAGGGCATGGTCGCGCAGATCGCGCCTGCCGCCGGGAAAGACGTAGAGATCGGGCATGAAGGCATGGCCGCTGGCCCGCCGGCCGACCAGCACGCGCTTGGTGGGGCCACTGCGATCGATCAGGATCAGCGATGCCGAAGGCTTTGGCCGCAGCGGCTCTGTCCGCTGCGCCTGCCCTTGCGCCCCCTCAGCAACCGGCTGGAGGCCCGGCGTCATTCGATGGGGTCGCCTCGACCGGGATCGCGGCTCTCGTCTTCCTGACCGAAGCCATGCATGCGCATGGCCCATTGCAGGCCGATTACGGCTCCCTTGATCGGCTGCATGAGCGCCAGCGACATCAGGATGGTGATCGGCACCC is a window encoding:
- a CDS encoding NUDIX domain-containing protein produces the protein MTPGLQPVAEGAQGQAQRTEPLRPKPSASLILIDRSGPTKRVLVGRRASGHAFMPDLYVFPGGRRDLRDHALPFAKDLHPAVLDILLRRCSPRLTPAGARALALAALRELREETGLSLGPQAGSEAPYRPDLSSLRLIGRAVTPPGAVRRFDNRFFATFVDEAQVDLGNLQSSTELTDFHWLDLAALDSVRLPPILTAVAGDLKILLESEPSLPFGSQAYAYSFRKGEFVRHRL